Proteins co-encoded in one Bremerella sp. TYQ1 genomic window:
- a CDS encoding sulfatase: MPRLHCLAPLLLLFLLAMPVMADDRPNFIVFIADDVSWNDFGCYGSETARTPSIDVLAADGLKFTNAYLTASSCSPSRCSIITGRYPHNNGAASELHRPLPEHLVKFPKLLKEAGYYTALAGKDHMPQDNADEAAVWDDKRGIRVPGNSGGEGHWVDVVQKRPKDKPFFFWFAATDAHRGWDADTQWQKDNYGPKHNPDDVKVSPYMRNEPATRKDLASYYNEITRFDYYIGQVCEELKAQDAFDNTLIIVMADNGRPFPRGKTRVHDSGMKTPFVVSWPKGISDAGQTCNKLVSAIDICPTFLSLAGVTIPQQAQGVSFAKLLKDPHGETTRNYAFSEHNWHDYEAHGRAVRNQQGILYVRNARPEQAWLGPADSVSSPSHEDLVKAKDDLTAAQADVLLAPRPAEELYDTENDPLQTNNLVGNQQYAKQLVVMRQLMDKWQKETGDSVPEDYTVDFYDRVTGYTDSKTGKRIKGDRPYGNWSGQSKDADKINASGPK; this comes from the coding sequence ATGCCACGACTTCACTGCCTTGCACCACTCTTGCTGCTGTTTCTGTTGGCGATGCCTGTCATGGCGGACGATCGACCAAACTTTATCGTCTTCATTGCAGACGACGTCAGCTGGAACGACTTCGGTTGTTACGGCAGCGAAACGGCTCGAACGCCCAGCATCGACGTGTTGGCTGCCGATGGGTTGAAGTTCACCAATGCGTATCTAACGGCGAGCAGTTGTAGCCCGAGCCGATGTAGCATCATCACCGGCCGCTACCCACACAACAACGGCGCGGCGAGCGAACTGCATCGACCGCTTCCAGAACACCTGGTGAAGTTTCCCAAACTGCTCAAAGAAGCAGGCTATTACACGGCGCTGGCCGGCAAGGATCACATGCCGCAAGACAACGCCGATGAAGCAGCCGTCTGGGATGACAAGCGTGGCATTCGGGTCCCGGGCAATTCTGGCGGAGAAGGGCACTGGGTCGATGTCGTTCAGAAGCGTCCCAAGGATAAACCATTCTTCTTTTGGTTCGCCGCGACCGACGCCCACCGCGGATGGGATGCCGACACGCAGTGGCAAAAGGACAACTACGGCCCAAAGCATAATCCTGACGACGTGAAGGTTTCGCCCTACATGCGAAACGAGCCAGCGACGCGAAAAGATCTTGCTTCGTACTACAACGAGATCACGCGATTCGATTACTACATCGGTCAGGTCTGCGAAGAACTGAAAGCCCAAGACGCGTTCGACAACACGCTGATCATTGTGATGGCCGACAATGGCCGGCCTTTCCCACGTGGCAAAACGCGTGTGCACGACAGCGGTATGAAAACGCCATTTGTCGTCAGTTGGCCAAAGGGAATCAGCGATGCCGGCCAAACGTGCAACAAGCTAGTCAGCGCCATCGATATTTGCCCAACGTTTTTGTCGCTTGCCGGAGTTACCATCCCACAGCAGGCCCAAGGGGTAAGCTTCGCGAAGCTACTGAAGGACCCGCACGGCGAGACGACGCGAAACTATGCGTTCAGCGAACATAACTGGCACGATTACGAAGCCCACGGCCGGGCCGTCCGCAATCAGCAGGGCATTTTGTATGTTCGCAATGCTCGTCCGGAACAAGCCTGGCTCGGCCCAGCCGATTCGGTCAGTTCCCCTTCACACGAAGACCTGGTGAAAGCGAAAGACGATTTGACCGCTGCCCAAGCCGATGTCCTGCTCGCCCCGCGTCCGGCTGAAGAGTTGTACGACACCGAGAACGACCCGCTGCAAACCAACAATCTGGTCGGCAATCAGCAGTATGCCAAGCAGTTGGTCGTCATGCGTCAGCTGATGGACAAGTGGCAAAAAGAAACCGGCGATAGCGTTCCGGAAGATTACACCGTCGACTTCTACGACCGCGTCACCGGCTATACCGACAGCAAAACCGGCAAGCGAATCAAAGGAGATCGACCCTACGGCAACTGGTCCGGCCAATCGAAAGACGCCGATAAAATCAACGCCAGCGGACCCAAGTAG
- a CDS encoding DUF2071 domain-containing protein, with protein sequence MRLPVIRGTIDRRILANYRVVPEVLESILPKPFRPQLVHGFGIAGICLIRLKQIRPSVFPAFLGIASENAAHRIAVEWDDGGDIRTGVYIPRRDTSSSINAIAGGRIFPGVHHRANFDVRETANHYRVKVTSRDRQTHFLVQGELSDKFPTGSIFESLDDVSQFFEAGSLGYSPSHRLNHFDGLELRSLNWRTLPLAIDKIESSFFDNVDLFPPGSATFDNALLMRGIDHQWHEREPICCSSTI encoded by the coding sequence ATGCGACTTCCCGTGATTCGTGGAACGATCGATCGCCGCATTCTCGCCAACTATCGAGTTGTGCCTGAAGTGCTTGAGAGCATTTTGCCAAAACCTTTCCGACCGCAGCTTGTTCATGGCTTCGGAATTGCTGGGATCTGCTTGATTCGACTCAAGCAGATTCGGCCGAGTGTGTTTCCGGCATTCCTTGGAATAGCTTCAGAAAACGCGGCGCATCGGATTGCGGTGGAATGGGATGATGGTGGTGATATTCGAACCGGCGTTTATATACCTCGCCGCGACACGTCTTCCTCGATCAATGCTATTGCTGGAGGAAGGATTTTTCCTGGGGTTCATCATCGGGCCAATTTTGATGTCCGTGAGACCGCGAACCATTACCGCGTGAAAGTGACGAGTCGCGATCGGCAAACCCACTTTTTGGTTCAAGGAGAGTTGTCCGATAAATTCCCAACAGGATCGATCTTTGAGTCACTCGACGATGTTTCGCAATTCTTTGAAGCGGGATCGCTCGGCTATTCACCGAGTCATCGCTTAAACCATTTTGACGGTCTAGAACTTCGATCGCTCAATTGGCGGACTCTGCCACTGGCGATTGATAAGATCGAGTCGTCGTTTTTCGATAACGTCGATCTTTTCCCGCCCGGCTCGGCTACGTTCGACAATGCTCTCCTCATGCGCGGGATTGATCACCAGTGGCACGAGCGGGAACCGATCTGCTGCTCGTCAACGATTTAG
- a CDS encoding sulfatase: protein MKNIVPLLSLLLFASTTFGAKPNFLIIYTDDLGYGDVSTYHESDVSTPHIDQLAAEGLTFTQMRANCTVCSPSRAALLTGRYPDLVGVPGVIRTTPGNSWGFLKPGVPTLADQLKKQGYHTACIGKWHLGLESPNTPNERGFDHFHGFLGDMMDSYITHRRQGNNYMRLNQKEIDPKGHATDLFTQFATDYLRERSQTKEEPFFLYLAYNAPHFPIEPPQAYLDAVKKAQPELNEKRAMNVAFVQHLDDAVGKVLASLEELGLAENTVVYFGSDNGGSLPHAQNNDPWRDGKQSHYDGGLKVPFFVRWPGHIQPGSTTNYEGMNFDVFPTFVELAGGTPAEDLNAVSLVPLFEGKPMPKKQRDLYFVRREGGQRYGGKAYQAIIRDGWKLMQNDPYSPLELYHLKEDPQEQNDLAKTNRQKFRELQQALQTQIQAAGAVPWQ from the coding sequence ATGAAGAACATCGTGCCGCTGCTTTCTCTTCTGCTGTTCGCGTCGACCACGTTCGGGGCGAAGCCTAACTTTCTGATCATCTATACCGACGATCTCGGCTACGGCGACGTCTCGACCTATCACGAATCGGACGTCAGCACACCGCACATCGATCAATTGGCCGCCGAAGGGTTAACGTTCACGCAGATGCGGGCCAACTGCACTGTTTGCTCTCCATCGCGGGCCGCGCTTTTGACCGGACGTTATCCTGACCTGGTTGGTGTGCCGGGGGTGATTCGCACGACGCCAGGCAACTCGTGGGGCTTCCTGAAACCAGGCGTCCCGACGCTGGCCGATCAACTGAAGAAGCAAGGCTACCACACAGCTTGCATCGGTAAGTGGCATCTTGGATTGGAGTCGCCCAACACACCTAACGAACGCGGCTTCGACCATTTCCATGGCTTCCTGGGCGACATGATGGACAGCTATATCACGCATCGCCGCCAAGGCAACAATTACATGCGGTTGAATCAGAAAGAGATCGACCCGAAAGGGCACGCGACCGATCTGTTCACGCAGTTCGCGACCGACTACCTTCGCGAGCGTTCGCAAACCAAGGAGGAGCCGTTCTTTCTTTACCTCGCATACAACGCGCCCCACTTTCCAATCGAGCCGCCGCAAGCGTACCTCGATGCGGTGAAGAAAGCGCAGCCGGAACTAAACGAAAAGCGAGCCATGAACGTCGCCTTCGTACAGCATTTGGACGATGCCGTCGGCAAAGTGTTGGCTTCGCTCGAAGAGCTTGGTCTGGCCGAGAACACGGTCGTTTACTTCGGCAGCGACAACGGCGGCAGCCTGCCACATGCTCAGAACAACGACCCTTGGCGCGACGGCAAGCAAAGCCATTACGACGGCGGGCTGAAGGTTCCCTTCTTCGTCCGCTGGCCAGGGCACATTCAACCAGGCAGCACGACCAACTACGAAGGAATGAACTTCGACGTCTTCCCGACTTTCGTCGAACTCGCCGGTGGCACTCCGGCCGAAGACTTGAACGCGGTCAGTTTGGTCCCGCTGTTCGAGGGCAAACCGATGCCCAAAAAGCAGCGCGATCTCTACTTCGTTCGCCGCGAAGGAGGCCAGCGCTACGGCGGCAAAGCTTACCAGGCGATCATTCGCGATGGCTGGAAACTGATGCAGAACGATCCCTACTCGCCATTGGAACTTTACCACTTAAAAGAAGATCCACAGGAACAAAACGACCTGGCAAAAACCAACCGCCAAAAGTTCCGCGAGCTCCAGCAAGCCCTGCAAACGCAAATTCAAGCGGCCGGCGCGGTGCCTTGGCAGTAG
- a CDS encoding sulfatase-like hydrolase/transferase, whose amino-acid sequence MKRVSLIAAAFLLLANLASAFADEKPNVIFILADDQGSVDAGCYGAKDLHTPHMDSLAVHGVRLTQFYSAAPVCSPSRAGALTGRWPVRAGVPSNCSSKKGGGGALPSEEITLAEMFKSAGYATAHIGKWHIGYTPETMPLAQGFDYSIGHMGGCIDNYSHFFYWNGPNRHDLWRNGEEVYEDGTYFPQLMADEACTFIENNKDQPFFIYYAMNTPHYPYQGEAKWLEQFQDVEYPRNLYAAFIASQDERVGQVLAKLDKLDLRKKTIIIYQSDNGYSTEERAHFGGGNSGPYRGAKFSMFEGGIRLPGIISWPGHLPEGEVRNQMTHACDWMPTLAELTGVKLPETHLDGRSMVPVLKDGQAKTAHFNHPLHWQVGKGPNAAWAVRAGDWKLIANTRDTHEDAKNASFKLFLANITEDPGEKNNLADQHPDVVQRLTKLHEEEFAE is encoded by the coding sequence ATGAAACGAGTTTCCCTGATCGCCGCGGCTTTTCTGTTGTTGGCGAATCTCGCGTCTGCCTTCGCGGATGAAAAGCCCAACGTCATCTTTATCCTCGCCGACGATCAAGGCTCCGTCGATGCGGGGTGTTATGGGGCGAAGGATTTGCATACGCCGCACATGGACTCGCTGGCCGTGCATGGCGTCCGGCTGACGCAGTTCTATTCGGCGGCGCCTGTCTGTTCGCCATCCCGGGCCGGGGCACTTACCGGTCGCTGGCCAGTCCGTGCTGGCGTGCCAAGTAACTGCTCGTCGAAGAAGGGGGGCGGCGGTGCGCTGCCTAGCGAAGAGATCACCCTCGCCGAGATGTTCAAGTCGGCAGGGTACGCGACCGCCCACATCGGCAAATGGCACATCGGTTATACGCCAGAGACGATGCCGCTGGCCCAGGGGTTCGATTACTCGATCGGTCACATGGGTGGCTGCATCGACAACTACTCGCACTTCTTCTACTGGAATGGTCCCAACCGTCACGACTTATGGCGTAACGGCGAAGAAGTGTACGAAGATGGAACCTACTTTCCCCAGTTGATGGCGGACGAAGCTTGCACGTTCATCGAGAACAACAAGGACCAGCCGTTCTTCATCTACTATGCCATGAACACGCCGCACTATCCTTACCAGGGAGAAGCGAAGTGGTTAGAGCAGTTTCAGGATGTCGAGTATCCCCGTAACTTGTACGCCGCGTTCATCGCTTCGCAAGACGAACGTGTCGGTCAGGTACTCGCGAAGCTCGATAAGCTCGACCTCCGCAAGAAGACAATCATCATCTATCAGTCCGACAACGGTTATTCGACCGAAGAACGTGCTCACTTCGGCGGCGGCAACAGCGGGCCGTATCGCGGTGCCAAGTTCAGCATGTTCGAGGGAGGCATCCGCCTGCCAGGCATCATCAGTTGGCCTGGCCATTTGCCGGAAGGGGAAGTCCGCAATCAGATGACGCACGCGTGCGACTGGATGCCGACGCTGGCCGAACTGACCGGGGTGAAGCTTCCCGAAACACATCTCGACGGCCGCAGCATGGTACCGGTTTTAAAGGATGGTCAAGCCAAAACGGCACACTTCAATCACCCGTTGCATTGGCAAGTCGGCAAAGGGCCCAATGCCGCTTGGGCAGTCCGCGCCGGCGATTGGAAACTGATCGCCAATACCCGCGACACCCACGAAGATGCCAAGAACGCGTCGTTCAAACTGTTCCTTGCCAACATTACCGAAGACCCTGGCGAAAAGAACAACCTGGCCGATCAACACCCCGACGTCGTCCAGCGCCTGACCAAACTTCACGAAGAAGAATTCGCCGAGTAA
- a CDS encoding ribonuclease E inhibitor RraB, which yields MFDPEAKAVTAQALEHIEAEGTDLSKPIEMDFFLAVPSQESGEQCAAEARKIGFETSVEQDEESGEWTCYCTKTILATVDTVFEIEENLDDLAQPFGGYSDGFGTFGNQDDD from the coding sequence ATGTTCGACCCCGAAGCAAAAGCAGTCACCGCCCAGGCTCTCGAGCACATCGAGGCGGAAGGGACCGATCTTTCCAAGCCGATCGAGATGGACTTCTTTCTGGCCGTGCCGAGCCAGGAATCGGGTGAACAGTGTGCCGCCGAGGCTCGCAAGATCGGCTTCGAGACAAGCGTTGAACAAGACGAAGAGTCTGGCGAATGGACGTGCTATTGCACCAAAACCATTTTGGCGACGGTCGATACGGTTTTCGAGATTGAAGAGAACCTCGACGATTTGGCCCAACCGTTTGGTGGCTATAGCGATGGGTTCGGCACGTTCGGCAACCAGGACGACGACTAG
- a CDS encoding arylsulfatase, which yields MIRLTLSLAVLLATATANVLSAAEPTAQQPNIIYINTDDWGIGKVPSLKMDPASERIIKTPNLDQLAADGMTFVNAYCGNAVCGPSRCTLLTGKHPGHAAWRSNRGKMPAEVWPVQYPLLGQVARDAGYTTAGFGKLSTGGSNTPEEITQCGWDYWLGFLGHIDCRDYYARKIWENGKQIDLPRNTPDVLKGTVLAEGGSGVVGEGKGTFIEDLYTDKLIEFITTNKDKPFFVYLASTVPHGGPPGGMRVPSLEGYDQVEGLTKYEQVYCALMTRHDRNVGRIRKALDELGLAENTIVIWTSDNGDEDSYYKRTGTFDGNGPYRMMKRYLYEGGIRAPMFAVWPGTIPPGSTSELITTQVDLMPTLADAGRQPVTEEMDGISILPTLAGKPEDQTAREYIYFEYYQNGKQQSVRMKDWKAYRNGGWKADMELYDLAKDPGEQNNLAAEHPELIEKMKAIMRKEHGQHPIYKL from the coding sequence ATGATCCGTCTGACACTTTCCCTTGCGGTGCTGCTGGCAACTGCGACAGCAAATGTTCTTTCAGCGGCCGAGCCTACCGCCCAGCAGCCCAATATCATCTATATCAACACCGATGACTGGGGCATCGGCAAAGTTCCGTCGTTGAAGATGGACCCTGCCAGCGAGCGAATCATCAAGACGCCGAATCTCGATCAGTTGGCGGCCGATGGAATGACGTTCGTGAATGCTTACTGTGGCAATGCCGTGTGTGGGCCATCGCGCTGCACGCTGCTGACCGGGAAGCACCCCGGGCATGCCGCGTGGCGATCCAACCGCGGCAAGATGCCTGCCGAAGTATGGCCAGTCCAATATCCGCTGTTGGGGCAAGTGGCACGCGACGCTGGGTACACGACGGCTGGTTTCGGCAAGCTAAGCACCGGCGGTTCCAACACTCCGGAAGAGATCACCCAGTGCGGCTGGGACTATTGGCTGGGCTTTCTTGGCCACATCGATTGCCGCGATTACTATGCCCGCAAAATCTGGGAGAACGGCAAGCAGATCGATCTGCCCCGTAACACGCCAGACGTTTTGAAAGGAACCGTTTTAGCCGAAGGGGGCAGTGGTGTTGTCGGGGAAGGGAAAGGGACGTTCATTGAAGATCTCTACACTGACAAACTGATCGAATTCATCACCACCAACAAGGACAAGCCGTTCTTTGTTTATCTCGCTTCGACTGTGCCGCATGGTGGCCCTCCCGGCGGGATGCGGGTTCCTTCGCTTGAAGGTTACGACCAAGTGGAAGGACTCACAAAATACGAGCAGGTTTACTGCGCGCTGATGACTCGGCACGATCGCAACGTCGGCCGCATTCGAAAGGCGCTCGACGAACTTGGCCTGGCCGAAAACACGATCGTCATTTGGACGTCTGACAACGGCGACGAAGATAGCTATTACAAGCGGACTGGGACATTCGATGGCAATGGCCCTTACCGGATGATGAAGCGTTATTTGTACGAAGGGGGGATTCGTGCTCCGATGTTCGCTGTTTGGCCAGGGACGATTCCACCGGGAAGCACGTCGGAGTTGATCACCACGCAAGTTGATCTGATGCCGACGCTTGCCGATGCTGGTCGTCAGCCGGTGACCGAGGAAATGGACGGCATCTCGATCTTGCCCACTTTGGCCGGCAAGCCAGAAGACCAAACGGCCCGGGAATATATTTACTTCGAGTACTACCAAAACGGTAAGCAGCAGTCGGTTCGGATGAAAGATTGGAAGGCGTACCGAAACGGCGGCTGGAAGGCCGACATGGAGCTGTACGACCTGGCGAAAGACCCCGGCGAACAGAATAACCTCGCCGCCGAGCATCCTGAACTGATCGAAAAGATGAAAGCCATCATGCGGAAGGAACATGGCCAGCATCCGATCTACAAGCTGTAA
- a CDS encoding aldo/keto reductase codes for MKNRPLGKSGIEASVVAFGAWAIGGWTWGGADEKESIAAIHAFLDAGGNLIDTAPMYGFGVSEEVVGKAIADRRDKVVLASKCSMRWDLSDQQKKRAAKRFSTTKHNVDWDGKPKEESFDVYIYSGKDGIREEVERSLKRMNTDVIDLYQTHWQMDDTPIAERMETLMELKKEGKIRAIGVCNASQDEMNAYRQFGQLDCDQEKYSMLDRDMEKTNLDYCAKEDLAFLAYSPLSQGLLTGKITPERKYDEGDQRNFKPRFEAENVRKVQAMLDPMRPIAEKHDATLAQLTMAWTLAQRGCSHVLCGARTPEQAVDNAKSGSIQLSDAELADITKAVESYDGV; via the coding sequence ATGAAAAATCGACCCTTGGGCAAATCTGGCATTGAAGCTTCCGTGGTTGCGTTCGGCGCCTGGGCCATTGGTGGATGGACGTGGGGTGGGGCGGACGAAAAAGAATCGATCGCCGCGATTCATGCGTTTCTCGATGCCGGTGGCAACTTGATCGATACGGCCCCCATGTATGGCTTCGGCGTCAGCGAAGAAGTGGTTGGCAAAGCGATTGCCGATCGTCGCGACAAAGTGGTTCTTGCCAGCAAGTGCAGCATGCGATGGGACCTCAGCGATCAACAGAAGAAGCGAGCCGCCAAACGCTTCAGCACCACCAAGCACAATGTCGACTGGGACGGGAAGCCGAAAGAGGAAAGCTTCGACGTTTATATCTACAGCGGCAAAGATGGGATTCGCGAAGAAGTCGAACGCAGCCTCAAGCGAATGAACACCGACGTCATCGATCTGTACCAAACGCACTGGCAAATGGACGACACGCCGATCGCCGAGCGAATGGAAACGCTGATGGAGCTGAAAAAAGAAGGCAAGATCCGCGCCATCGGTGTCTGCAACGCCTCGCAGGACGAGATGAACGCCTATCGCCAGTTCGGTCAGTTGGACTGCGATCAGGAAAAGTATTCGATGCTCGATCGCGACATGGAGAAGACCAATCTCGATTACTGTGCGAAGGAAGATCTCGCGTTTCTCGCCTACAGTCCGCTAAGCCAAGGGCTGCTGACTGGAAAGATCACGCCGGAGCGAAAGTACGACGAAGGAGATCAGCGGAACTTCAAGCCACGCTTTGAAGCGGAAAACGTTCGCAAAGTGCAAGCGATGCTCGATCCCATGCGACCGATCGCCGAAAAGCACGACGCGACGCTCGCCCAGCTGACGATGGCTTGGACGCTTGCCCAGCGAGGTTGTTCGCACGTCTTGTGTGGTGCACGAACGCCTGAGCAAGCGGTCGATAACGCCAAGTCCGGCAGTATCCAACTGAGCGACGCCGAGCTGGCCGACATCACCAAGGCGGTCGAAAGCTACGACGGCGTGTAA
- a CDS encoding zinc-binding dehydrogenase, whose product MPGLLIQELNAPLVLSDFDMGELTPGHVKIELKAAALNHRDVWITKGMYPGIELPKVLGSDGAGIVVEVGDKKDESWLGQEVIINPGWDWGTCEAAQSAEFTILGMPKNGTFSSHMLAPVDTLRAKPKHLSCEEAAALPLAGVTAFRALMSQGQFRPGEKVLVSGIGGGVATFALQFAVAAGAEVAVTSSSPEKIAKAKELGAVAGFNYREEDWHKKAIEEFGRPNVIIDSAAGKGYANLISVAAPGGRIVNYGATTGPPESIDMFKVFWNQLKLIGSTMGSPADFRGMLQLVDKHEIRPVIDQVFSLTQGNEALSRMEQGQQFGKIVLRM is encoded by the coding sequence ATGCCTGGATTGTTGATTCAAGAGCTCAACGCACCTCTGGTTCTCTCGGACTTCGACATGGGAGAGCTGACTCCCGGCCATGTCAAAATCGAGCTGAAGGCGGCCGCCCTGAATCACCGCGACGTCTGGATCACTAAGGGCATGTACCCCGGCATCGAGCTTCCCAAAGTGCTTGGTTCCGATGGCGCCGGCATCGTGGTCGAAGTGGGGGATAAGAAGGATGAGAGCTGGCTCGGTCAGGAAGTGATTATCAACCCCGGCTGGGATTGGGGAACGTGCGAGGCTGCTCAGTCGGCCGAGTTCACCATCTTGGGCATGCCGAAAAACGGGACGTTCTCGAGCCATATGCTCGCCCCAGTCGACACCCTTCGCGCGAAACCGAAACACCTCAGCTGTGAAGAAGCGGCCGCGTTACCATTAGCGGGCGTCACCGCTTTCCGAGCGCTGATGTCGCAGGGGCAATTCCGCCCTGGCGAGAAGGTTCTTGTCAGCGGCATCGGTGGTGGTGTGGCCACGTTCGCGTTGCAGTTCGCTGTTGCGGCAGGTGCAGAAGTTGCCGTTACTTCTTCCAGTCCTGAAAAGATCGCCAAAGCGAAAGAGCTGGGGGCCGTTGCTGGTTTCAACTACCGCGAAGAAGACTGGCACAAAAAAGCCATCGAAGAATTTGGTCGACCCAATGTCATCATCGACAGCGCCGCCGGCAAAGGGTACGCGAACTTGATTTCCGTGGCGGCCCCTGGGGGACGTATCGTCAATTATGGTGCGACGACCGGACCACCTGAGTCGATCGATATGTTCAAAGTCTTCTGGAACCAACTGAAGCTGATCGGCTCGACGATGGGTTCTCCGGCCGACTTCCGTGGCATGCTCCAACTGGTCGATAAGCACGAAATTCGCCCGGTGATCGATCAAGTCTTTAGCCTCACCCAAGGGAACGAAGCGTTGTCCCGGATGGAACAAGGCCAGCAATTCGGTAAGATCGTTCTGCGTATGTGA
- a CDS encoding alpha-keto acid decarboxylase family protein yields the protein MNRSAPSPSVPASQTVSGISIGQYLIRRLQEYGLEDIFGIPGDYILSFYGMLEKSPINVVGCTREDCAGFAADAYARAKGLGAVCVTYCVGGLSICNSIAGAYAEKSPVVILTGSPGLRERTNNPLLHHMVRDFSTQKDVFEKLCIAGAELSDPVSAFREIDRVLDAVVRFKRPGYIELPRDMVNVIPHISHVFPSQENSSDPQALTEAVSEAAQLIENAEKPMILAGVELHRFHLQDELVALAEHTKIPVAATVLGKSVIRETHPLYVGLYEGAIGREEVTQYVEESDLVLLLGTFMTDINLGVFTANLDPAKCIYATSEQLRLRHHHYHGITLPDFVRELSQRNIPCAKRAIPDGIRMQMLPVGDVTDKPITTRRMMQMINPLLDDETLVIADIGDSLFAATELVTQGRSEFLSPAYYTSMGFAVPATLGAQTAHRNARILAIIGDGAFQMTGMELSTIIRHGYDPVIIVLDNHGYGTERWLHPGNWHYNEIHPWAYSKLPEVLRGGTGYEVSSEKEFHEALHTAWNDRQAMSIIHVHLPEDDASSTLHRLSKRLGANV from the coding sequence ATGAATCGTTCCGCCCCTTCACCCAGTGTGCCTGCTTCGCAAACGGTCAGCGGGATCTCCATCGGTCAGTATTTGATCCGAAGGCTCCAGGAATATGGGCTCGAAGATATCTTCGGAATCCCTGGAGACTACATTCTTTCGTTCTACGGGATGCTCGAGAAAAGTCCCATCAATGTGGTGGGATGTACCCGGGAAGATTGTGCCGGGTTCGCAGCTGACGCGTACGCGCGAGCCAAAGGGCTGGGAGCCGTCTGCGTGACGTATTGCGTGGGGGGATTAAGCATCTGTAACAGTATCGCTGGCGCCTACGCGGAGAAGTCCCCGGTCGTCATTTTGACCGGATCGCCTGGACTTCGCGAACGGACCAACAATCCGCTGCTGCATCACATGGTGCGCGACTTCAGTACACAGAAAGATGTGTTTGAAAAGCTTTGCATCGCTGGGGCTGAACTGTCAGATCCCGTCAGCGCGTTTCGCGAGATCGATCGAGTGCTGGACGCGGTCGTGCGATTCAAACGGCCAGGCTATATCGAACTTCCTCGCGACATGGTCAACGTCATTCCGCACATCAGCCATGTCTTTCCTTCGCAAGAGAACAGCAGCGATCCGCAGGCTTTAACCGAAGCCGTCAGCGAAGCGGCTCAACTGATCGAGAACGCCGAGAAGCCGATGATTCTTGCCGGCGTCGAACTGCATCGATTTCATCTACAGGACGAATTGGTTGCCCTCGCCGAGCACACCAAGATTCCGGTCGCAGCAACTGTGTTAGGCAAAAGTGTCATTCGCGAAACGCATCCACTTTATGTCGGCTTGTACGAAGGAGCGATCGGGCGAGAAGAAGTGACGCAGTATGTCGAGGAAAGCGATCTCGTGCTGCTGCTGGGCACGTTCATGACCGACATCAATCTGGGCGTGTTCACGGCCAACTTGGATCCTGCGAAGTGTATCTATGCGACCAGCGAACAGCTTCGATTGCGACATCATCATTACCACGGGATCACGCTGCCGGACTTTGTTCGAGAGCTTTCGCAGCGGAACATTCCTTGTGCCAAGCGGGCGATACCAGATGGCATTCGCATGCAGATGCTGCCAGTCGGTGACGTGACTGATAAACCGATCACCACGCGGCGCATGATGCAGATGATCAATCCGCTGTTGGATGACGAAACCTTAGTGATCGCGGACATCGGCGACTCGTTGTTCGCGGCGACCGAGTTAGTTACCCAGGGACGAAGCGAATTTTTGAGCCCGGCCTATTACACGTCGATGGGCTTCGCAGTTCCTGCCACACTCGGCGCGCAAACGGCTCATCGCAATGCTCGAATTCTAGCGATCATTGGCGACGGTGCTTTCCAGATGACTGGCATGGAATTGTCGACAATCATTCGGCATGGCTACGATCCGGTGATCATCGTTCTCGACAACCATGGTTATGGGACCGAACGTTGGCTACATCCCGGCAACTGGCACTACAACGAAATCCATCCGTGGGCTTACAGCAAACTGCCGGAAGTCCTTCGCGGCGGCACCGGCTACGAAGTCAGTTCTGAAAAAGAGTTTCACGAAGCACTGCATACGGCCTGGAATGATCGCCAGGCGATGAGCATTATCCATGTTCACTTACCGGAAGACGACGCTAGCTCGACACTTCATCGGCTGAGCAAGCGATTAGGGGCGAACGTTTAA